CGTCAAGGTCGCCGAGATCGGCCAGGTCAAGGTGCTGGACGACGCCAAGGCGCACGCCGCGGGCGCGCTGGACGCACTGGAGATCACCACCGGCCTGGACGAGGCCGACGCCCTCGCCAAGGTCAGGAAGGGCGACCTGGACGGCCTGGTCGCGGAGGGCCCGGACGGCACCCTGGTGCTCCGCTTCAGCCAGGCCGACCAGGTCAAGTCCGCCACCGTGCAGGGCATCGTCAACTCCCTGGTGGACGGCGCCAACCAGGCGGCCGCGAACGCCCCGGCGAAGTACACCCTGGACGCCTCCAAGGTCGAGGACGACTCCACCAAGCCGATCCAGTACCTGACCCCGGGCCTGCTCGCCTACGCCGTCGCCATGGGCGCGGTGTACGGCGCGTCCTTCACCCTGGTCACCTGGCGCAAGAAGCGGGTGCTGCGCCGCCTGCGGCTGGCGCCCATCTCGGCGGGCACCATCGTCGGCGCCCGGGTACTGGTCAGCGTGCTGGTCGCGCTCGCCCAGACCGGGCTGTTCCTGATGGTCGCGCAGATCGACTACTTCGGGCTGAAGCTCACCGGCAACTGGTGGCTGGTGCTGCCGCTGGTGGTCTGCGCCACCCTGGCGTTCATGTCGATCGGCCTGGTCACCGGCTCGCTGGCGAAGACCGAGGAGTCGGCGAACGGCATGAACCAGCTGATCATCCTGCCGATGTCCTTCCTCGGCGGCGCGTTCATCCCGCTGGACTTCGCCCCGAGCTGGCTGCAGGACATCTCCCGGGCGCTGCCGCTGCGCTACCTGATCGTGCCCGCCAAGTCGGTGCTCAGCCAGGGCGGCGGCCTCGCCGACGCGCTGCCCGCGATGGGCATCCTGCTCGCCTTCACCGCGGTGCTGTGCGCCGTGGCCTGGCGTTTCTTCAACTGGGACGACGCGTAGCCGCCGCCGCCCCGGGACGGGGGTCGTACGCCGGAAGTCCCGGTGTACGGCCCCCGTCGGCGTCTGCGACCATGGACGGGTGACTGACACCGGGCGCAAGACCACCACCGCACCAGAGGAGACCTTCTACGACCAGGTCGGCGGCGAGGAGACCTTCCGCCGGCTGGTGCACCTCTTCTACCGCGGTGTCGCCCAGGACGAGCTGCTGCGCCCGATGTACCCGGAGGAGGACCTCGGCCCCGCCGAGGAGCGCTTCGCGCTGTTCCTGATGCAGTACTGGGGCGGTCCGCGCACCTACAGCGAGCACCGCGGCCACCCCCGGCTGCGGATGCGGCACGCCCCGTTCCGGGTCGACCGGGCCGCCCACGACGCCTGGCTGGGACACATGCGCGCCGCCCTGGACGAGCTGGCGCTGCCCGCCGAGGCCGACCGCGAGCTGTGGAACTACCTGACGTACGCCGCCGCCTCGATGGTCAACACCGCGGGCTGAGCGGCCCTCCCCGGGCGTCCTCCCCGGGGCGTCCTCCCCGGGGCGCCCTCCCGGGAGGCCCTCCCGGGGCGTCCTCAGCGCAGCGGGCTGAGCCCCAGGCCCGCGCCGGGCGCGGCGGCGGTGCGCAGCGCGACGGACCCGGCGGGCGCGTCCAGCCGCAGCCAGGCCCCGGCCCGGTGGGCGGCGAGCTCGGCGCCGGGCCGCAGGAACCCGATCGCGTGGGCGGCGTGCGCGGCCCGCAGCGGCAGGCCCTCGGCGGCCGCCAGCGGCCGGGACCAGATCTCGTCGGCGATCGCGTCGACCGCCTGCCTGGTCCGGTGGTGCTCCGGCACCTCGGCGGTGCGCCGCTTGAACTCCGCGACGGCGGCGAGCACTTCGCCCACCACCCGCTCGACCGGGGGCCGCCCGAGCGGCCGCCAGCCGGAGCGCGGCGGGAGCAGCCCGGCCCAGGCCGGTCCGGTGACGGGCGCGGGCAGCCCGAGCCCGGCGCCCGGCTCGTCCACCGACTCCAGCAACTGCCCGGCGGAGACGGTCAGGTCGGCCGACCCGTCCAGCCCGGCCAGCCGCACGGTGCGCACCGCGAGGACCGCGGAGCCGCCGAGCGGCAGCCGCCCGAACACCGCCAGCACCCCGCCGCCGTCCGCGCCCGGCACCGCCTGGAGGCGGACCGCCGCGGCCCGGTCGAAGCGCAGCAGCCGGCCGAGGAAGGCGGCCAGGTCGGCGGCCTCCTGCCGGTCGGCGAGGTCGAGTCGGGTCTGCACGGTCACCGGTTCAGCTCGTTTCTCGGACGGGACTTCGGCGGGACTTCGACGGGGCGGCGGGCGCGGTCAGGCGGCGGCGCAGTCGGCCGGCTGCTCGTCGGTGAACCGGCTCAGGAACTCCCGCTCGACCGGGCTGATCCGGCGCGGGCGGGCCTCGGCGAGGTTGTAGGGGACGACCACGGTGGAGGCGGTGACGTAGACCGTCTCGGTGCCGTCGGCGGCGACGTCCTTGATCTCGTAGGAGACGGTCAGCGAGGCGCCGCCGATCTTCGTCACCCAGGTCTCGATGGTGACCGGCTCGGGGCGGTGCACCAGCGGCCGCTTGTAGTCGATCTCGTGGCGCGCCACCACGGAGCCGCCCGCGAACTCCCCGGCCCCGGCCTCGGCGGCCCGGGTGAACATGAAGTCGATCCGGGCCTCCTCCAGGTAGCGCAGGAAGACCACGTTGTTGACGTGGCCGAAGGCGTCCATGTCGGACCACCGCAGGGGGCAGGCGTAGATGTGGCGAGCCACGGTGTTCTCCTCGAATTCTCTGTACCCGGAGGTACCCTGCTGGGCAGCCTACGGGCGGCGGCCCGGCAGCCCGCCCGCGGGGGCAGTCTGCCGGGCCGACGTTGCGCCCCGGTGTCAGCCGCGGGTCAGCTTCTTGTAGCTCGCGCGGTGCGGGCGGGCGGCGTCCGCGCCCAGGCGCTCGACCTTGTTCTTCTCGTAGGACTCGAAGTTGCCCTCGAACCAGAACCACTTGCTCTCGCCCTCGTAGGCGAGGATGTGGGTGGCCACCCGGTCCAGGAACCAGCGGTCGTGGGAGATGACCACGGCGCAGCCGGGGAACTCCAGCAGCGCGTTCTCCAGCGAGGACAGGGTCTCGACGTCGAGGTCGTTGGTCGGCTCGTCGAGGAGCAGCAGGTTGCCGCCCTGCTTGAGGGTCAGCGCCAGGTTGAGGCGGTTGCGCTCACCGCCGGAGAGCACCCCGGCCGGCTTCTGCTGGTCCGGGCCCTTGAAGCCGAACGCGGACACGTAGGCCCGGGACGGCATCTCGACCTGGCCGACGTTGATCCAGTCGAGGCCGTCGGAGACGACCTCCCACAGGGTCTTCTTCGGGTCGATGTTGGAGCGGGTCTGGTCGACGTAGCTGATCTTGACGGTCTCGCCGACCTTGACCGTGCCGCCGTCCGGCGTCTCCAGGTCCTGGAGCATCTTGAACAGGGTGGTCTTGCCCGCGCCGTTGGGGCCGATCACGCCGACGATGCCGTTGCGCGGCAGGGTGAAGCTGAGGTCGTCGATCAGGACCTTGTCGCCGAAGGCCTTCTGGAGCTTGTCGACCTCGATGACGACGCTGCCCAGGCGCGGGCCCGGCGGGATCTGGATCTCCTCGAAGTCCAGCTTCCGCATCTTGTCGGCCTCGGCCGCCATCTCCTCGTAGCGGGCGAGGCGGGCCTTCGACTTGGCCTGGCGGCCCTTGGCGTTGGAGCGGACCCACTCCAGCTCTTCCTTGAGCCGCTTGGCGCGCTTGGCGTCCTTCTGGCCCTCGACCTTGAGACGGGTCTGCTTGGTCTCCAGGTAGGTGGAGTAGTTGCCCTCGTACGGGTAGGCGCGGCCGCGGTCGAGCTCGAGGATCCACTCGGCGACGTTGTCCAGGAAGTACCGGTCGTGGGTGACGGCGACGACGGTGCCGGGGTACTTCTCGAGGTGCTGCTCCAGCCAGTTCACCGACTCGGCGTCCAGGTGGTTGGTGGGCTCGTCGAGCAGCAGCAGGTCGGGCTGCTCGAGCAGCAGCTTGCACAGCGCCACGCGGCGCTTCTCGCCGCCGGAGAGCTTGGTGACCGGCCAGTCGCCGGGCGGGCAGCCCAGCGCGTCCATGGCCTGCTCGAGCTGGGCGTCGAGGTCCCAGGCGTTGGCGTGGTCCAGGTCCTCCTGGAGGGTGCCCATCTCGGCGAGCAGCTCGTCGGAGTAGTCGGTCGCCATCAGCTCGGCGATCTCGTTGAACCGGTCGAGCTTGGCCTTGGTCTCCTTGACGCCGTCCTGGACGTTCTCCAGGACGTTCTTGGACTCGTCGAGCGGGGGCTCCTGCTGGAGCATGCCGACGGTGAAGCCCGGCGAGAGGAAGGCGTCGCCGTTGGAGGGCTGGTCGAGGCCCGCCATCATCCGCAGCACGGTCGACTTACCGGCGCCGTTGGGGCCGACGACGCCGATCTTCGCCCCGGGGAGGAAGCTGAGCGTCACGTCGTCAAGGATGACCTTGTCGCCGTGTGCCTTGCGCACCTTGCGCATGGTGTAGATGTATTCCGCCACGTTGAGATCGCTCCGGCGTCGTCGTGAGTAATCGGCTTGCAGCCTTCCATTGTGCCGTAAGGCCGGGGCCGACCCGAACGCCGCTCCCTGGCGCCCGCGGCCCCGCCGGGCCGCCGGCTGCGGGCGCCCGTCATGCGAACGGCCCCGCCGCCCGGCTCCGGGCGGCGGGGCCGTTCCCCGTCCGGCGCGGGCGCCGGACGGGGTTCAGCTGGTGGTTCAGGAGGTGCGGCTGTGGCGGCCGCGGCGGCGCATGCCGTAGACCGCGGCACCGCCGGCGACGAGCAGCACGCCGGCCAGCGCGGCGGTCAGGCCGGAGCCCATGCCGCCGCCGGTGGAGGCCAGCTCCGGGCCGGTCGGGCTGGGCGACGGGGCGGTGGACGGGGTCGCCGACGGGCTGGCCGGCGGCAGGGTGTTGCTGTCGGTCTTGCAGTTCAGCACGCCGCTGAAGGTCTGCGAGAAGCCGCCGGGGCCGGTGACGGTGAACTTGTAGGCGGTGTCCTCCTCGACCGGGAGGGTGACGTCCTGGGTGGCGCCGGGCTTCACGGTGACGTTCTTGCCGCCGACGGTGAACGTCCAGTCCTGGTCGCCCTTGTTGGTGGCGGTGATGACCAGCGCGCCCTGGGTGCAGTCGACCTTGGCGGTGGCGGCCGGGATCGGGCCCTTGGGCGCCCAGGTCAGCGCGGCGAGGGCGTTGACCTTGACCTTGTCGGTACCGGCGAGGATCAGGGTCTGGCTGTGCTTGCCGTTGTCGTCGCCGACGAAGGCCCGGCCGAGGTTGATGGTGGCGGTGGCGTCGGCGGTGACGTTCGCGGTGCCGGCGGCGGCACCGGCCGGGACCTTGGCGAACAGCTGGTCGCCGCTCTTGGCGTTCTTCACCGCGGCGCCGTTCTTGTCGACGAGGGTGACGCCCGCGTCGGTGCCCTTCTTGTCGAGCGCGACGGTGACGCTGTCGGTGCTGCCGCCGGTGGTGACGGTGATCGGGCCGAGCAGGTCGCCGCTCTTGCCGGCCACCGAGCCGGGGTTGAGGGCGAGCGAGGGCTTCGGCTCCTCGGCGCCGCCCTTGGCGTCGGCCTGGGCGATCAGCCAGTCGGTGAACTTCTTGGCCTTGTCGTGGTCGTCGCTCTGCTTGGTCGGCACGTTCGGGTCGGAGTAGTGCCAGATGGCGATCTGGGTGGCCGCGGCCGCGTCGTCCTTGGTGAGGCCGTCGATGCCGGAGGCCTTGCTGAGCGCGCCCTCGTCGACGTTCGGGAAGGAGTGCTCGAGCAGCCACTGGATCTTCGGGCCGGCCTTGGCCTTGACCTTCTCCGGCTGGGACAGCGAGGTCGAGGCCCAGTCGGTCTCGTGGTAGGTCGCGTCCTTGAGCGTGTCGTTGAGCAGGTCGATGCAGTACACCTGCAGGATCGTGTCGGTGCCGGTCACCTTGAGGTTGAACTGCCCGGCGGTCACCGGCAGCCAGCGACCGGGGCGGACCTCGTGCTCGATCTTCTCGCCGTAGCGGATGCCGCCGTCCAGCTTCGCCGTGACACCCGAGGAGGGGTCCGCCGCGAACGCCGTACCGGACGCGACCAGGCTCGACCCGACGGCAAGACCCGACGCGAGCATGACAGCTGCTATGCGGGAGACGACCCGCCCCTGCTTGTGGAACATCTGCGATCCCTCCGGGCGGCGACGTGCCTTCGGCAACCCGCCCCCTGCAAAGCGGCACCCCCTGTGGCGCCGCTGCACGTGTGTGGACCAGACGCATCCTATTGACGCGCCCCGACCGGTTCACGCCCGTAGCGAATCAGGACGATTTCGTGGCTGTTCTGTTATCAAAGAGCTCTTCCGCAGGGCGAGTTGATGAGTCGACATAAAGCCACGGGGCGCCTCCGCGGCAATCAGGATTGCACCCCCCGGCTCAAGAAGTGCCCCGATTACGTCAGTTCAGAACCTCCTCCGCCACACCCGCACCTCCCTCCCCGGCCGCCCCACCCGCACCGCCGCCGACCGCGGCGGCCTCCTCCGCCCGGCGCCGGGCCGCGACCGCCGCCACGATCCACTCCGGCACCGCCTCCTCGACCAGCCGCACCGCCCGCGGCCCGCCCGCCGCCGACAGCACCGGCACCGCCGCCGCCGCACCACCGCCGGAAGCACCGCCGGGAGTTCCGCTCCCGGCCGGGGCCGCCCCCGAACCTCCCTGCCCCGGCGCCGACTTGCCCTCCAGCGCGCGCCGGAACACCGAGGTGCCCCGGGCCAGGTCGTGGCCGATCGAGCGGGCGTCGATCTCCACCTCCGTCCGCCGGCTGCCCTCCTCCCCCCACTCGCGGACCCGCAGTCGCCCGCTCACCACCAGCGGATCGCCCTTGTTCACCGAACCGACCACGTTGGCCGCGAGCCCCCGCCAGGCCACCACCGTCACCCAGGTCGTCCCGCCGTCCGTCCAGTCGCCGCGCTCCCGGTCGTAGCGCCGCTCCCGCGCGGCGAGCCGGAAGTTCGCCACCGCCACCCCGCCGGGCGTCTCCCGGTACGTCACGCCCGACGCGGCGTTGCCGACCATCGTCACCAGTGCCTCGTCCATTCCGACTCCTCCGTTCCCGGCCGCGGCGACCGGTGCCCTTTCCCGGCGGAATCCCCGCCGGGAAAGATCCTCCGCCTTCCGGGAAATCCGCACCAGCACCTTCCGCCCGCCTGTGGACAACTCCGCCCTGTGGAAAACCGGAGTAACTCCCCCGAGTGAATTGAATCGTTTTCCGGTCGAAAATCGACCATTTCAATGCCGTGTCCATGACAACAAAACGACCACCCCGGACAAATGCCGCTCCCTGCCCCGACCTGCACCCCGGCCCGCGCCCCGCCCCGCGCTCCGACCCCGCACCCCTTCCCCCGCAAGGACCGTTCGGGCACCCGCGTCGACCACCCCTTCCGGTGACCGCCCGCACACCCTCCGGACACCCCGGGTCCACCCCCGAAACCACGAACGGGTGGCCCTCGACTCGCCCCGTCCATGTCATCCAACCGATGGAACCCCTAAACGCGCCCCCACCCGCCGGCCGCTCCGGGCGATTGCCCCCGCCGAATCCATAACGGGTGGGGTTGCAGCCCCGTAACGACTGCACAACGTCCCGCTCCGAGAGCCGGTAGACCGCTGCACTCCCCGGCACTACCTGCGATTATCGGACCGCCCCGAGGAGGTCGACACACCCCGGTCCGGTCTTCGAAGTCCAGGGGGCGGAACTGAACACCCGTATCCTGTCCCGGAACATCCCGTCCCGGCCCAGGCCCGGCAAGCGGGCCGACGTCAGCACCCCGGCCCCCATAGCTCAGCGGATAGAGCACCCGCCTTCTAAGCGGTAGGTCGCAGGTTCGAATCCTGCTGGGGGCGCCCACCCACTCCGACCGGCCCCGTCACCACCGGACGAGCACGCGCCGGCCCCGCGGACCGCTTACCCCGTCCCGCCGCGCGCATGCTCCCGCCCCGCCGCCAGGTCGGCCAGGAATCCGTCCAGCAGCACGCGTTGGCGCTCCGGCGGGAACTCCCCGGGGGCGAACAGCGCCTGCACCACCAGCCCGAGCGCGAAGGACTGGGCCCGCGCGGCCAGTTCCTCGGCCGGGCGGTCGGCGGGGAGTTCGCCGAGTTCCTGGGCCTCGGCGCAGAGCCCGGCCATCCGCCGGCGGGCCCGGCGGTAGCGCTCGGCGTGCCCGGCGGTGAGTTCGGCGTCGCCGAGGGCGGCGTCCCAGGAGCCGACCCAGATCCGGTTGGCGGCGGCGCCCTCCGCGTCCAGCGGGAGGATGTCGAGCAGCGCGGCGCGCAGCACGGGCAGGCCGCGGGCGCCGGCGGCGGCCTCGGTGGCGGGCCGGTGGCGTTCGGCGGCCTGCCGGTCGAGGACCTCCAGCGCGTGGGCGACCAGGGCCCGCTTGTGCGGGAAGTAGTGGGTGAGCAGGCCGGTGGAGGCGCCGAGCTCGGCGGCCACCGCGCGCAGGGTCAGGCCGCCGAAGCCGCGGTCGGCGAGCACCCGCCGCACCGCCTCCGAGACGTCGCGCCGGCGTGCTTCGTGGTCGCCCCGTGCGGGTGGAGTCATGCGCGCTAGGGTACCTACCAAACGTTTGTTATGTACCACTGCCGTGTACCACTTCCATGCACCACCGCCGTGTACCGCGAGGGGATGCCGATGTACGCCGTAGCGCTCGCCGAGGACGCCGAGCTCCGCCCGTTGGAGCCGTGGCAGGCCGAGGAGTTCCTGGAGCACATGGACCGGGCTCGGGCCGGGGTCGATCCGTGGATTCCGTGGGCGACCCGCAGCACCGACCTGGAGTCCGCCCGCGCGACGCTGCGGAAGTTCGCCGACAAGCAGGCCGCCGACGCCGGGCGGATCCACGGGATATGGCTGGACGGGACGCTGGTGGGCGGCGTGATGTTCGTCCAGTTCGACGCCGCGGCCGGGGTCTGCGAGATCGGCGTGTGGACCGAGCCCGCCGCCCAGGGCCGCGGCCTGGTCACCGCGGCCGCCCGCCGGCTGCTGGACTACGCGCTGCTGGAGCGCGGCCTGTACCGCGCCGAGTGGTGGAACAGCACGGTCAACCTGCGCAGCCGGGCGGTGGCCCGACGGCTGGGCATGACGCTGGACGGCACGCTCCGCAAGCACACCGAACACCTGGGCGTCCGGCTGGACCTGGAGATCTGGTCGATGCTGGCCCCGGAGTGGCGGGCGGTCCGCGAGGGCGCCGGCCCGACGGAGGGTTGACGCGGATCACATGGCCCGCCCCGCGCCCGCGTGAAAGGCTGACGGCCCGTCCGGCACCGTCCCTCGAGAGGCCCGCCATGCCCGCGAGCACCGCCCACCCGCTGGACCGCCCGGGCCCGGGGGACGTCGAACTGCCCACCGGCGCGCCGGGCCTGCGCTGCTGGGTGGGCCCGGAGCGGGTGGCGACGCTGCTGCTGGACCGGCCGGAGCGGCGCAACGCGGTGACCGGCGCGATGTGGCGGGCGCTGCCCGGGGTGCTGGCGGAGCTGGCGGCGCGCCCGGACGTCCGGGTGCTGGTGCTGACCGGCGCGGCGGGCGCGTTCTCGGCGGGCGCGGACATCGCCGAGCTGGCCGGGGTGTACGCCGACCCGGCGTCCGCCGGCGCGTACCACGCCGCGAACGTGGCGGCCGAGCAGGCGCTGGCGGCGTTCCCGCGCCCGACCCTGGCGGTGGTCCGGGGCGCCTGCGTGGGCGGCGGCTGCCAGTTGGCGCTGGCCTGCGACCTGCGGCTGGCCGCCGCGGACGCCCGCCTCGGCATCACCCCGGCGAAGCTGGGCGTGGTCTACCCGGCGGTCCCGACGCTGCGGCTGGCCGCGCTGGTCGGCCCGGCCCGGGCCAAGTACCTGCTGTTCTCGGGCGAGTTGCTCCCCGCCGCCCGCGCGGAGTCGTTCGGCCTGCTGGACGAGGTGCTGCCGCCCGCCGAACTGGACGCCCGGGCACGGGAGTTCGCGGGCCTGCTGGCCCGCCGCTCACCGCAGACCATCGGCGCGGTCAAGGCCGTGCTGTCCGTCGACCCGGCGGACGCGGCGGCCGCCCTGGAGCCCTGGGAGCGCGCGTCCCGGACGGCGCCGGACGTCCGGGAGGGCCTGGCGGCGTTCCTGGAGCGCCGCGAGCCGCGGTTCTGACCGCCCGGGAGCGCCCGGCGGCGGCCGGCGGCGCCCGGTGCTGCACAATCTCCGATGATCGGACCACCGTCCGGTGCCCGGCACGGTCGAAGGAGCAGCATGTCCACCCCCGTCCACACCGCCGGAGCCGCCGGAGCCGCCGGAGCAACCGAACCCCCCGGAGCCGGAGCGGCGCCCGGCGCCGAGGGCGGCTGGGCCCGCCGGATCACCGACGGGGTCGAACCGAAGAACGTGGTCCTGGCGGTGCTGCCGCTGATCGGAGTGGTCCGCCACGGCTGGTCCGGCCTGGCCTGGGCGGCGTTCGCGGCGCTGTTCGCGGCCGTGCTGCCGACCTGGTTCATCCGGCGCGGGATGCGGCGCGGCAGCATCGAGGACCGGCACGTCGGCCGGCGCCGGCGCCGCCTGGTGGTGCTCCCGGTCGTCATGGGCTCGGTGCTGGTCGGCCTGCTGGCGATGCTCCTGCTGGGCGCCCCGGCCGACCTGACGGCGATGGTGCTGGCGATGTTCGCCTCGCTGGTGCCGCTCCTGGTGATCACGGCCTGGTGGAAGGTGTCGGTACACACCGCAGTGGTGTGCGGCGCGGTGGTCTGCACCGCGATCGCGCTCGGCCCGTGGTGGCTGCTGGCGCTGCCCGCGGTCGTGCCGGTGGGGTGGTCCCGCGTGGCGCTGCGGGACCACACCCCGGCCCAGACGGTGGTCGGCGCACTGGTGGGGGCCGCCACCGCCGGGCTGGTCTTCTGGTCGGCCCGCTGACGGACCGCCCGCCCCGGCAACCCCACCCCGGCAGACCCACGCCCCGACAGACCCACCCCGGCGTGGCTGACGGGCCGTCAGCGGATCGGCGCCCCCGAGATCGCCCGGGCGATGACCAGCCGCTGGATCTCGCTGGTGCCCTCGAACACGGTGTAGATGGCGCTGTCCCTGTGCATCCGCTCGACCGGGTACTCGCGGGTGAAGCCGTTGCCGCCGAGGATCTGCATGGCCTGCGCGGTGACGAACTTGGCGGTCTCGCCCGCGTACAGCTTGGACATCGAGCCCTCGGCGCTGGTGAACGGCTGGTTGTTGACGGCCATCCAGGAGGCCCGCCAGACCAGCAGCCGGGCCGCGTCGATCCGGGTCTTCATGTCGGCGAGCTGGAAGGCGACGCCCTGGTTCTCGATGATCGGCTTCCCGAACTGCACGCGGGTCTTGGCGTAGTCGAGGGCCACCTCGTACGCGGCCCGGGCGATGCCGATGGCCTGGGCACCGACGGCGGGGCGGGAGGCTTCGAAGGTGGCCATGGCGGCGTTCCTGCCGCCGCCCCGGGTGCCTTCGCGGGCCCGGGCGAGGCGGGCGTCGAGCTTCTCCTTGCCGCCGAGCAGGCAGTGGCCGGGGACGCGGACGCCGTCGAGGACGACCTCGGCGGTGTGCGAGGCACGGATGCCGTGCTTCTTGAACTTCTGGCCCTGGCTGAGGCCCTTGGTGCCGGGCGGGACGACGAAGGACGCCTGGCCGCGGGAGCCGAGTTCGGGGTCGACGGTGGCGACCACCACGTGGACGTGCGCGATGCCGCCGTTGGTGGCCCAGGTCTTGGTGCCGTTGATCACCCACTCGTCCTTGGCCTCGTCGTAGACGGCGCGGGTGCGCAGCGCGGAGACGTCGGAGCCGGCGTCGGGCTCGGAGGAGCAGAACGCGGCGACCTTGACGTCCTCGGGGGTGCCGAACATCTGCGGGGCCCAGGTGCCGATCTGCTCGTCGGTGCCGTTGGCGAGCACGGCGACGGCGGCCAGCGTGGTGCCGGTGATGGCGAGGCCGATGCCCGCGTCGCCCCAGAACAGTTCCTCCATGGCGATCGGGATGCCGACGCCGGAGGGGTCGAAGAACTGCTGGGCGTAGAAGTCGAGGGAGTAGATGCCCAGCTTGGCGGCCTCCTGGATGATCGGCCAGGGGGTCTCCTCGCGCTCGTCCCACTCCGCGGCGGCAGGGCGGATGACGTCGGCGGCGAAGCCGTGCAGCCAGTCGCGGACGGCGATCTGGTCCGGCCCGGGGTCGAGCGAGAAGGTGGTCATGTCGGCCTCCAGGAGACGGTCGGGCGGGCCGGAGGGTCCACGCCACTGCGCTGTTACCTCCGGTAACATGGCGGCGAGTCTGCTACCGATAGGTAACCGGTGTCAACGCCCGCCGAGCCGCATACCCGCCCGCACGAGGAGCAGCGCATGACCACCGAACCCCGCCGCGAACAACTGCTCAACGCCGCCGACCGGGTCATCCAGC
Above is a genomic segment from Kitasatospora cineracea containing:
- the ettA gene encoding energy-dependent translational throttle protein EttA; this translates as MAEYIYTMRKVRKAHGDKVILDDVTLSFLPGAKIGVVGPNGAGKSTVLRMMAGLDQPSNGDAFLSPGFTVGMLQQEPPLDESKNVLENVQDGVKETKAKLDRFNEIAELMATDYSDELLAEMGTLQEDLDHANAWDLDAQLEQAMDALGCPPGDWPVTKLSGGEKRRVALCKLLLEQPDLLLLDEPTNHLDAESVNWLEQHLEKYPGTVVAVTHDRYFLDNVAEWILELDRGRAYPYEGNYSTYLETKQTRLKVEGQKDAKRAKRLKEELEWVRSNAKGRQAKSKARLARYEEMAAEADKMRKLDFEEIQIPPGPRLGSVVIEVDKLQKAFGDKVLIDDLSFTLPRNGIVGVIGPNGAGKTTLFKMLQDLETPDGGTVKVGETVKISYVDQTRSNIDPKKTLWEVVSDGLDWINVGQVEMPSRAYVSAFGFKGPDQQKPAGVLSGGERNRLNLALTLKQGGNLLLLDEPTNDLDVETLSSLENALLEFPGCAVVISHDRWFLDRVATHILAYEGESKWFWFEGNFESYEKNKVERLGADAARPHRASYKKLTRG
- a CDS encoding globin, with protein sequence MTDTGRKTTTAPEETFYDQVGGEETFRRLVHLFYRGVAQDELLRPMYPEEDLGPAEERFALFLMQYWGGPRTYSEHRGHPRLRMRHAPFRVDRAAHDAWLGHMRAALDELALPAEADRELWNYLTYAAASMVNTAG
- a CDS encoding TetR/AcrR family transcriptional regulator, which produces MTPPARGDHEARRRDVSEAVRRVLADRGFGGLTLRAVAAELGASTGLLTHYFPHKRALVAHALEVLDRQAAERHRPATEAAAGARGLPVLRAALLDILPLDAEGAAANRIWVGSWDAALGDAELTAGHAERYRRARRRMAGLCAEAQELGELPADRPAEELAARAQSFALGLVVQALFAPGEFPPERQRVLLDGFLADLAAGREHARGGTG
- a CDS encoding acyl-CoA thioesterase → MARHIYACPLRWSDMDAFGHVNNVVFLRYLEEARIDFMFTRAAEAGAGEFAGGSVVARHEIDYKRPLVHRPEPVTIETWVTKIGGASLTVSYEIKDVAADGTETVYVTASTVVVPYNLAEARPRRISPVEREFLSRFTDEQPADCAAA
- a CDS encoding ABC transporter permease: MTATERPPAPAPAPAAAGQEKANAFVGLSRVMLLGFLRDKGTLFFTLALPLMFLLLFGVLYKGGGTSHVKVAEIGQVKVLDDAKAHAAGALDALEITTGLDEADALAKVRKGDLDGLVAEGPDGTLVLRFSQADQVKSATVQGIVNSLVDGANQAAANAPAKYTLDASKVEDDSTKPIQYLTPGLLAYAVAMGAVYGASFTLVTWRKKRVLRRLRLAPISAGTIVGARVLVSVLVALAQTGLFLMVAQIDYFGLKLTGNWWLVLPLVVCATLAFMSIGLVTGSLAKTEESANGMNQLIILPMSFLGGAFIPLDFAPSWLQDISRALPLRYLIVPAKSVLSQGGGLADALPAMGILLAFTAVLCAVAWRFFNWDDA
- a CDS encoding enoyl-CoA hydratase/isomerase family protein encodes the protein MPASTAHPLDRPGPGDVELPTGAPGLRCWVGPERVATLLLDRPERRNAVTGAMWRALPGVLAELAARPDVRVLVLTGAAGAFSAGADIAELAGVYADPASAGAYHAANVAAEQALAAFPRPTLAVVRGACVGGGCQLALACDLRLAAADARLGITPAKLGVVYPAVPTLRLAALVGPARAKYLLFSGELLPAARAESFGLLDEVLPPAELDARAREFAGLLARRSPQTIGAVKAVLSVDPADAAAALEPWERASRTAPDVREGLAAFLERREPRF
- a CDS encoding acyl-CoA dehydrogenase family protein; the encoded protein is MTTFSLDPGPDQIAVRDWLHGFAADVIRPAAAEWDEREETPWPIIQEAAKLGIYSLDFYAQQFFDPSGVGIPIAMEELFWGDAGIGLAITGTTLAAVAVLANGTDEQIGTWAPQMFGTPEDVKVAAFCSSEPDAGSDVSALRTRAVYDEAKDEWVINGTKTWATNGGIAHVHVVVATVDPELGSRGQASFVVPPGTKGLSQGQKFKKHGIRASHTAEVVLDGVRVPGHCLLGGKEKLDARLARAREGTRGGGRNAAMATFEASRPAVGAQAIGIARAAYEVALDYAKTRVQFGKPIIENQGVAFQLADMKTRIDAARLLVWRASWMAVNNQPFTSAEGSMSKLYAGETAKFVTAQAMQILGGNGFTREYPVERMHRDSAIYTVFEGTSEIQRLVIARAISGAPIR
- a CDS encoding GNAT family N-acetyltransferase: MYAVALAEDAELRPLEPWQAEEFLEHMDRARAGVDPWIPWATRSTDLESARATLRKFADKQAADAGRIHGIWLDGTLVGGVMFVQFDAAAGVCEIGVWTEPAAQGRGLVTAAARRLLDYALLERGLYRAEWWNSTVNLRSRAVARRLGMTLDGTLRKHTEHLGVRLDLEIWSMLAPEWRAVREGAGPTEG
- a CDS encoding single-stranded DNA-binding protein — translated: MDEALVTMVGNAASGVTYRETPGGVAVANFRLAARERRYDRERGDWTDGGTTWVTVVAWRGLAANVVGSVNKGDPLVVSGRLRVREWGEEGSRRTEVEIDARSIGHDLARGTSVFRRALEGKSAPGQGGSGAAPAGSGTPGGASGGGAAAAVPVLSAAGGPRAVRLVEEAVPEWIVAAVAARRRAEEAAAVGGGAGGAAGEGGAGVAEEVLN
- a CDS encoding Cys-Gln thioester bond-forming surface protein, with the translated sequence MFHKQGRVVSRIAAVMLASGLAVGSSLVASGTAFAADPSSGVTAKLDGGIRYGEKIEHEVRPGRWLPVTAGQFNLKVTGTDTILQVYCIDLLNDTLKDATYHETDWASTSLSQPEKVKAKAGPKIQWLLEHSFPNVDEGALSKASGIDGLTKDDAAAATQIAIWHYSDPNVPTKQSDDHDKAKKFTDWLIAQADAKGGAEEPKPSLALNPGSVAGKSGDLLGPITVTTGGSTDSVTVALDKKGTDAGVTLVDKNGAAVKNAKSGDQLFAKVPAGAAAGTANVTADATATINLGRAFVGDDNGKHSQTLILAGTDKVKVNALAALTWAPKGPIPAATAKVDCTQGALVITATNKGDQDWTFTVGGKNVTVKPGATQDVTLPVEEDTAYKFTVTGPGGFSQTFSGVLNCKTDSNTLPPASPSATPSTAPSPSPTGPELASTGGGMGSGLTAALAGVLLVAGGAAVYGMRRRGRHSRTS